Proteins encoded in a region of the Haloarcula sp. CBA1129 genome:
- a CDS encoding DUF6884 domain-containing protein produces MTTAQTERTRGRFVLIGCGDAKTDQPVAARDLYTSSYFSVKRSYAEAAVQWARTAGRRANSWGILSAEHGILMPRQTVAPYDTTIEDLRGEPIEGESHYRLPSGKRAESRLDRWALRVHSALADWLRRPYAADQQDSPCRELVVLAGSDYVDALRERGIFDGRPTAIRTGRETHTALPPRATVRFPFQERDFDGMFDQMDWLSDRTEELEAAAKPARRTELTAFDGGFERESATWQTDHSGVDVEGTEQAGLDAFESVPERFLATRQTSLGADGGGE; encoded by the coding sequence ATGACTACTGCACAGACTGAGCGGACTCGTGGCCGCTTCGTACTTATCGGGTGCGGCGATGCGAAAACCGACCAGCCAGTTGCGGCTCGCGACCTCTACACCTCGTCGTATTTCTCGGTCAAGCGATCGTATGCCGAGGCAGCTGTCCAATGGGCTCGAACTGCTGGTCGGCGGGCGAACTCATGGGGCATTCTCTCTGCGGAGCACGGGATCTTGATGCCCCGGCAGACGGTTGCTCCGTACGACACGACCATTGAGGACCTGCGCGGTGAACCTATCGAGGGCGAGTCACACTATCGGCTCCCGTCGGGGAAGCGGGCTGAGAGCCGACTAGATCGCTGGGCACTTCGCGTCCACTCGGCGCTGGCTGATTGGCTCCGCCGGCCCTACGCCGCCGATCAGCAGGACTCTCCGTGTCGAGAACTGGTCGTTCTGGCCGGCAGCGACTACGTCGACGCATTGCGTGAGCGGGGGATTTTCGATGGACGGCCAACTGCGATTCGGACTGGCCGGGAGACACACACTGCCCTCCCGCCAAGGGCGACCGTCCGGTTCCCGTTCCAGGAGCGCGACTTCGACGGGATGTTCGACCAGATGGACTGGCTCTCGGACCGTACCGAGGAACTTGAAGCAGCCGCCAAGCCTGCTCGTCGAACAGAACTCACAGCCTTCGACGGCGGCTTCGAGCGCGAGTCTGCTACGTGGCAAACTGACCATAGCGGCGTCGACGTTGAGGGGACCGAGCAAGCAGGGCTGGATGCGTTCGAAAGCGTACCCGAGCGGTTCCTTGCCACGAGGCAGACGAGTCTTGGAGCCGACGGCGGGGGAGAATAG
- a CDS encoding cytochrome d ubiquinol oxidase subunit II codes for MTDPLLPVDAYLVESLPEIWFGAVLFALGMYVVLDGFDFGIGMLYATRTDERERETFLAAFGPVWDANEVWVVAFGTMLLAAFPRVYSRLLADNYLLALGFVVALVFRGLGPELREQRDDERWKRYTDYAFIGGSVFTPLLLGMLAGRWLFGGATLPVALTGVGLVAVSIVTGAAFLAAKTEPGLASELRAYGIGATLAYLGGVVVLLGTVVVTDAGGAADAVLSLPVAAVVALSVAVGLGGSVLARRDRYQAWLASALALPTLLTILVAILLYPTIYPPTGLLVREAVVSPLALNLVTVLGFPVLLLVLWYFKFLYGVFSGPIEGEGYGG; via the coding sequence ATGACTGACCCGCTGTTGCCCGTCGACGCCTACCTCGTCGAATCGCTGCCAGAGATCTGGTTCGGCGCCGTGCTGTTCGCGTTGGGGATGTACGTCGTCCTCGACGGGTTCGACTTCGGTATCGGGATGCTTTACGCGACCCGGACGGACGAACGCGAGCGGGAGACGTTCCTGGCGGCGTTCGGACCGGTCTGGGACGCGAACGAGGTGTGGGTCGTCGCCTTCGGGACGATGCTGCTAGCGGCGTTCCCGCGCGTGTACTCGCGCCTCCTGGCGGACAACTATCTGCTCGCGCTCGGGTTCGTCGTCGCGTTGGTGTTCCGCGGCCTCGGTCCGGAGCTCCGCGAGCAACGCGACGACGAGCGCTGGAAGCGCTACACTGACTACGCGTTCATCGGCGGGAGCGTGTTCACGCCGCTCTTGTTGGGGATGCTCGCGGGTCGCTGGCTGTTCGGCGGGGCGACGCTACCAGTGGCGTTGACTGGCGTCGGCCTAGTCGCCGTCTCGATAGTCACGGGGGCGGCGTTCCTCGCAGCCAAGACCGAGCCCGGTCTGGCATCGGAACTGCGAGCGTACGGCATCGGTGCGACACTGGCGTACCTTGGCGGTGTGGTCGTGCTGCTGGGAACCGTCGTCGTGACCGATGCGGGCGGTGCTGCCGACGCGGTGCTCTCGCTGCCCGTCGCTGCAGTCGTCGCTCTCTCGGTCGCTGTCGGGCTAGGCGGGAGCGTACTGGCCAGACGTGATCGGTACCAAGCCTGGCTCGCGAGCGCGCTGGCGCTGCCCACACTATTGACGATCTTAGTCGCAATTCTGCTGTACCCGACGATTTATCCACCAACCGGGCTGCTGGTTAGGGAAGCGGTCGTGTCGCCACTAGCGCTGAACCTCGTGACCGTCCTCGGGTTTCCGGTCCTGCTGCTGGTACTGTGGTACTTCAAGTTCCTCTACGGCGTGTTTAGCGGCCCTATCGAGGGAGAGGGCTACGGGGGGTAA
- a CDS encoding transcription initiation factor IIB family protein yields the protein MASRTVQTELVASQQPCPECGGTLDSSGRETHCTDCGLVVEAEQVDRGPEWRAYNREEQKRTGAPRTVTRHDRGLSTDIGSTESSDISSRRRQRLARQRRLHGRSKFNSKRDRNLAHGLGEIRRIGSALSESKAVKEQASTLFREAQKADLLIGRSIEGGAAAAVYAACRCNGLVRMETVADVARCSTSHIWTCYRTLLTELELPIPVSLPVDWVARICSDLPLDVTPRIRQRALALAEEATRSTDINGRPDGVAAGALYIAGQESDIRLTQATISETADLDITTTRRWYQQIAETIVE from the coding sequence ATGGCTTCACGAACTGTCCAGACCGAACTGGTTGCATCACAACAGCCCTGTCCCGAGTGTGGCGGAACACTCGACAGCAGTGGGCGGGAAACGCATTGCACGGATTGTGGCCTGGTGGTCGAGGCAGAACAGGTCGACCGTGGCCCCGAGTGGCGAGCGTACAATCGGGAGGAACAGAAGCGGACAGGGGCTCCCCGGACGGTGACTCGCCACGACCGAGGATTGTCGACAGATATCGGGTCGACTGAGAGTTCAGATATCTCGTCGAGACGGCGTCAACGGCTTGCTCGCCAGCGACGACTCCACGGCCGGTCGAAGTTCAACAGCAAGCGCGACCGGAACCTCGCACACGGGCTTGGCGAAATCCGACGGATTGGAAGTGCGCTGTCTGAAAGTAAAGCGGTCAAAGAGCAGGCATCCACGCTCTTCCGGGAAGCACAGAAGGCAGACCTGCTGATCGGGCGGTCGATTGAGGGCGGTGCAGCGGCCGCCGTGTACGCCGCCTGTCGATGCAACGGCCTCGTCAGGATGGAGACGGTAGCCGACGTTGCCCGGTGTTCCACGTCGCACATCTGGACCTGTTATCGGACGCTCTTGACCGAACTCGAACTGCCGATCCCGGTTTCGCTGCCGGTGGACTGGGTGGCGAGGATCTGTTCGGACCTTCCACTGGATGTTACTCCAAGGATTCGCCAGCGGGCGCTGGCACTGGCTGAGGAGGCGACCAGATCGACGGACATCAACGGGCGACCGGACGGTGTCGCCGCGGGTGCGCTTTACATCGCTGGCCAAGAGTCAGATATACGGTTGACACAGGCGACCATCAGCGAGACGGCGGACCTCGATATCACGACGACCCGACGGTGGTACCAACAGATTGCGGAGACCATTGTTGAGTGA
- a CDS encoding cytochrome ubiquinol oxidase subunit I, translating to MDPITLLSAVDPVWVTLLSPELASRMQFGWTISVHIIFASLSIGLAPFIIYFTWKDVRTSERRYARLRSFWVKVFAAGFVMGTVTGIPMSFQFGTNFPQFAEVAGELIGGPLAFEAKMAFFLEAVFLGVLLYGRDRVKDRTYIISSVLVGFGAWLSGFWILIVNAWMQTPRGYEMVTRNGMEIAKLTDPFAAFFTPRMPWMYVHMMNASVISVALLVAGVSAYIVWKKPDAEAWNTALKLAVVLLIVSAPFQAVHGDAYGRHVEDTQPQKFAAMEAHYETGQADLHLLAFPKSPEALTDPRAENLVTVSLPAVGSFLASGGDFDAEVIGLNEYEENPPVALVFWSFRFMVGLGFLFIGLALWGGFLMYRGRLADSTRYLQAMIAASPFGYAALLTGWYVTEIGRQPWVIQGELKTSEAVSSTLTGAEATLTLGGFVVLYVGLMLTALYILKWLVREELRSLGVRKSSGGRWHGPIPWVSSDD from the coding sequence ATGGATCCAATCACACTATTGAGTGCCGTCGATCCGGTATGGGTGACATTGCTATCTCCGGAACTCGCAAGCCGTATGCAATTCGGATGGACGATTTCCGTTCACATCATCTTCGCGTCCCTTTCGATCGGGCTCGCGCCGTTTATTATCTACTTTACTTGGAAAGACGTGCGGACGAGCGAGCGGCGGTATGCGCGATTGCGCTCGTTCTGGGTGAAAGTTTTCGCCGCCGGCTTCGTGATGGGTACAGTCACCGGGATTCCGATGAGCTTCCAGTTCGGCACAAACTTCCCACAGTTCGCCGAGGTGGCCGGTGAACTGATCGGCGGCCCGCTAGCCTTCGAAGCGAAGATGGCGTTCTTTTTAGAGGCCGTCTTCCTCGGCGTGTTGCTGTACGGCCGCGACCGCGTCAAAGATCGGACATATATCATCTCGTCGGTACTCGTCGGCTTCGGTGCCTGGCTGTCGGGGTTCTGGATTTTGATCGTCAACGCTTGGATGCAGACCCCACGGGGCTACGAGATGGTCACCCGCAACGGGATGGAAATCGCCAAACTAACCGACCCGTTCGCCGCGTTCTTCACCCCGCGAATGCCCTGGATGTACGTCCATATGATGAACGCGTCGGTGATCTCGGTCGCACTGCTGGTCGCGGGCGTCTCGGCGTACATCGTCTGGAAAAAGCCCGACGCTGAAGCCTGGAACACCGCACTCAAGCTGGCTGTCGTACTCCTGATCGTCTCCGCACCGTTCCAAGCGGTCCACGGCGACGCCTATGGCCGCCACGTCGAGGACACCCAGCCACAGAAGTTTGCCGCGATGGAGGCTCACTACGAGACGGGGCAGGCCGACCTACACCTGCTCGCGTTTCCGAAGTCACCTGAGGCACTCACCGACCCGCGCGCCGAGAATCTCGTCACCGTGAGCCTTCCCGCAGTCGGGTCATTCCTCGCCAGTGGCGGGGACTTCGACGCCGAGGTCATCGGACTGAACGAGTACGAGGAGAACCCCCCCGTAGCACTCGTGTTCTGGTCGTTCCGTTTCATGGTCGGGCTCGGGTTCCTGTTCATCGGGCTCGCGCTCTGGGGCGGGTTCCTCATGTACCGAGGCCGGTTGGCCGACAGCACACGCTACCTGCAAGCGATGATCGCTGCATCGCCGTTCGGCTACGCTGCGTTGCTCACCGGCTGGTACGTCACTGAGATCGGCCGGCAGCCGTGGGTCATCCAGGGCGAGCTCAAAACGAGCGAGGCGGTGTCATCGACGCTCACCGGGGCCGAGGCGACACTGACCCTAGGCGGGTTCGTCGTGCTCTACGTCGGGCTGATGCTGACTGCGCTGTACATCCTGAAGTGGCTGGTCCGGGAGGAACTCCGGTCACTCGGCGTCCGAAAGTCGAGTGGCGGCCGCTGGCACGGCCCGATTCCGTGGGTGAGTAGCGATGACTGA
- a CDS encoding transposase, translating into MAATRDSERTVFRRIAQQSYSEWPAYDSTPLYDRSSLGGLEEDIRTVASTWFDHEAHNSVDEFTSHYPVAYFQFRPHDQYSEATQYGMTQLFRLFLLKEIHGWTHETSLLTYLTHHPNLREQLGLGNVPDQSTLWRTWHERFTAEFRETIEAVARTVLIKAQDAGVAVPQEPERHLPFQRDEEESDTSDQAILDEAAPITDHVSRVVFPAFSLNRDDGCEIHENAYWDLQTHLGLREGLAANEGARSFVYESTRDRTPLGHAHREHIRDLSIEQSREMYRQAIDRLLNELAGREEFVRAGIVAIDITEADPFTGDRTGHEDEIIGTKEQTDEYAYQWATVQLVGNAVPIVLDARPVRKGESRKEIVEDLLNSAEELVHVDNVLMDREFDSQHILEMLSQRRLSYVVPKRMQTSERAQAKRLLQRGQDRYETDRKLHLGKNEWHETTLIYRRKEDSEHDDYRQYSVFMSNRGSGFLTEYGYRWEIESGYRSIKRFMAATTSKDFGLRFFYFAFACLLYSIWRAVDLLVRVELTGEYEHSLIVTADNTLTLLKKETGIG; encoded by the coding sequence GTGGCTGCAACTCGTGACTCTGAACGCACTGTCTTTCGACGGATCGCACAACAGTCATACAGTGAGTGGCCAGCATATGATTCGACACCACTGTACGACCGGAGTTCTCTTGGCGGACTCGAAGAAGACATCCGGACTGTTGCCTCCACATGGTTCGACCACGAGGCCCACAATTCCGTCGACGAGTTTACGTCCCATTACCCAGTAGCGTATTTTCAGTTTCGACCACACGACCAGTATTCGGAAGCCACCCAGTACGGGATGACCCAACTGTTCCGACTGTTTCTGCTCAAAGAAATTCACGGCTGGACCCACGAAACGTCACTTCTCACGTACCTCACCCACCACCCTAACCTCCGTGAGCAACTGGGCTTGGGGAACGTCCCAGACCAGTCGACGCTGTGGCGTACATGGCACGAACGGTTCACTGCAGAGTTTCGTGAGACAATTGAGGCGGTTGCGCGGACGGTTCTAATCAAAGCTCAGGACGCGGGTGTTGCTGTTCCGCAAGAGCCAGAACGACACCTTCCATTTCAGCGTGACGAGGAAGAATCAGACACTAGTGACCAAGCTATCCTCGACGAAGCAGCACCGATTACGGACCATGTCAGCCGTGTCGTCTTCCCAGCCTTCTCACTGAATCGAGACGACGGCTGTGAGATCCATGAGAACGCCTACTGGGACTTACAAACGCATCTCGGACTTCGTGAGGGGCTGGCTGCTAACGAAGGAGCCCGAAGCTTCGTCTATGAATCGACCCGGGATCGGACACCGCTGGGTCACGCTCATCGCGAGCACATCCGCGACCTGTCGATTGAACAGTCTCGGGAGATGTATCGCCAAGCAATTGACCGTCTATTGAACGAGTTAGCAGGGAGAGAGGAATTCGTTCGAGCGGGTATTGTCGCTATCGATATTACGGAAGCCGACCCGTTCACAGGCGATAGGACTGGGCATGAAGACGAAATTATCGGAACGAAAGAGCAAACTGATGAGTACGCCTACCAGTGGGCGACAGTCCAACTGGTCGGGAACGCTGTCCCAATCGTACTGGATGCGCGACCAGTTCGGAAGGGCGAGAGTCGGAAAGAGATCGTCGAAGACTTGCTCAACTCTGCCGAGGAACTGGTCCATGTCGATAACGTGTTGATGGATCGGGAGTTCGACAGCCAGCATATTCTGGAGATGCTCAGCCAGCGCAGACTGTCGTATGTCGTGCCCAAGCGGATGCAGACCAGCGAGAGAGCCCAAGCCAAACGCCTGCTCCAGCGGGGTCAAGACCGATACGAGACCGACAGGAAGCTCCATCTCGGAAAGAACGAATGGCACGAGACGACGCTGATCTACCGACGGAAGGAGGATTCTGAACACGACGACTACCGGCAGTACTCGGTATTCATGTCCAATCGCGGTAGTGGCTTCCTTACTGAGTACGGGTACCGGTGGGAGATTGAGAGCGGCTATCGGTCGATCAAACGCTTCATGGCCGCGACGACATCCAAGGATTTCGGGTTACGATTCTTCTACTTCGCGTTTGCGTGTCTGCTATACTCGATTTGGCGAGCGGTGGATCTGCTCGTACGGGTCGAACTAACTGGTGAATACGAGCATTCGCTGATTGTGACGGCCGATAACACGCTAACGCTGTTGAAGAAGGAAACCGGAATCGGGTAG
- a CDS encoding tyrosine-type recombinase/integrase, giving the protein MDRLPPEYDATPGDDALEAAIDKRLVDIDSGRYRTNVASVLRKFAAWSRDQHGISSSEEIDDDVCRQYARDLARAEDQDDISPETARRYFAYLRSFLTWAVYEGLIQTNPAKTNHAEDPLPTDETESDQQYWTTRDREAICATATARVDEAGESEDIDRTAAYRDQALVFLLAYSGARSAELVAVSDDQDRNGLRWRHVDLDAGTMQVFGKNRTRESAPILDDGLDPLRRWKQLREPDGDEAVFPRLDNAAKALDPTPSITTQSARDILADLCDWSAYDFEEPLKPHGARRGLGREIYRENPQLAQDVLRHKSIETTHKGYAQEAAKRTRDEANEIVSSE; this is encoded by the coding sequence ATGGATCGTCTTCCGCCTGAGTACGACGCTACTCCCGGGGATGACGCCCTCGAAGCAGCCATCGACAAACGACTCGTCGATATCGACTCCGGGCGCTACCGAACCAACGTCGCCAGCGTCCTCCGAAAGTTCGCAGCATGGAGTCGCGACCAGCACGGAATCAGCAGCTCTGAGGAGATTGACGACGACGTCTGTCGACAGTACGCTCGTGATCTTGCCCGGGCCGAGGACCAGGACGATATCTCCCCAGAGACAGCACGACGGTACTTCGCCTATCTGCGCTCGTTCCTCACTTGGGCTGTCTACGAGGGTCTGATCCAGACAAACCCGGCCAAGACCAACCACGCCGAAGACCCGCTTCCGACCGACGAGACAGAGAGTGACCAGCAGTACTGGACCACACGCGACCGAGAAGCCATCTGTGCGACTGCCACTGCTCGCGTCGATGAAGCCGGCGAGAGCGAGGATATCGACCGCACGGCAGCCTACCGCGATCAAGCACTTGTCTTCCTCCTCGCCTATTCTGGGGCTCGCAGCGCAGAACTCGTCGCCGTCTCCGACGATCAAGACCGCAACGGCCTTCGGTGGCGGCACGTCGATCTCGACGCCGGTACGATGCAGGTGTTCGGCAAGAATCGCACTCGTGAATCTGCGCCGATCCTCGACGACGGTCTCGATCCACTCCGACGCTGGAAGCAACTTCGAGAGCCCGATGGCGACGAGGCTGTGTTCCCTAGACTAGACAACGCGGCAAAAGCGCTTGACCCGACGCCGTCGATCACAACGCAGTCGGCCCGGGATATCCTCGCTGACCTCTGTGACTGGTCTGCCTACGACTTCGAGGAACCGCTGAAACCCCACGGCGCTCGTCGTGGCCTCGGTCGGGAAATCTATCGCGAAAATCCACAGCTGGCACAAGATGTGCTGCGGCACAAGTCCATCGAGACGACACACAAGGGCTACGCTCAGGAGGCCGCAAAGCGGACACGCGACGAAGCGAATGAGATTGTTAGCAGCGAGTAG
- a CDS encoding HNH endonuclease, whose protein sequence is MNEGIESQYDDPENYEGDYPPDWAYRIVFRKQLDNNTCANCETQYRPEDLEVLRRIPAEDGGTNKTTNLLTVCAFCEIDVKQTGRLNLPESARQEPADSPEEDTHRVLALQSDVPITEEVEGEKTEDSGQSRDVSRLEVNYVQTRSTSPLPVNTTTQESDEQSDQDDTDERAGWRQLAIGFVGGTAMFLGYLCAIAVAIPFPSPVGDVAFYGLPLAGLVAGVRWRLSTAVASVCVVLMYAGIWQAFSAEPFMSVLAWIPVVAPLVGIAYGVVVERTESSLRNVLSDPRLVVQRFR, encoded by the coding sequence ATGAATGAAGGCATCGAATCGCAATACGACGACCCTGAGAACTACGAGGGCGACTACCCCCCAGACTGGGCGTACCGGATTGTCTTCCGGAAGCAGTTGGATAACAACACCTGCGCCAACTGTGAAACTCAGTACCGACCGGAAGACTTGGAGGTCTTGCGACGAATCCCTGCTGAGGACGGTGGAACGAACAAAACAACGAACCTCCTGACAGTGTGTGCGTTCTGCGAAATCGACGTGAAGCAGACGGGGCGACTGAACCTGCCGGAGTCAGCCAGACAAGAGCCAGCAGACAGTCCCGAAGAGGACACCCACAGAGTGCTTGCGTTGCAGAGTGACGTTCCGATCACCGAGGAAGTCGAAGGAGAGAAAACTGAGGACAGCGGGCAGTCTCGTGATGTCTCGCGTCTAGAGGTCAACTACGTCCAGACACGGTCGACGAGTCCTCTTCCAGTCAACACGACGACACAGGAAAGCGACGAGCAGTCCGACCAGGACGACACCGATGAGCGTGCTGGATGGCGACAGTTAGCCATCGGATTTGTTGGAGGCACAGCGATGTTTCTGGGATATCTTTGTGCGATTGCCGTCGCCATTCCTTTCCCCTCGCCCGTGGGTGACGTAGCGTTCTACGGCCTCCCACTGGCCGGGCTTGTGGCTGGAGTCCGCTGGCGGCTGTCGACAGCCGTTGCATCTGTCTGCGTTGTTTTGATGTACGCTGGAATCTGGCAGGCATTCTCGGCGGAGCCGTTCATGTCAGTACTGGCGTGGATTCCGGTGGTTGCGCCACTAGTCGGGATTGCCTACGGGGTCGTAGTCGAGCGTACTGAGTCCTCCCTGCGGAACGTGCTCTCAGATCCGCGACTGGTGGTCCAGCGCTTCCGTTGA
- a CDS encoding DUF6610 family protein gives MSSEARHSWSATAIGDAQQAEYIGFLHREPFVIDAYSLGFTVGVREDYSYQSKLRNVDVPIEILDNDFRNPDLDRYIGRFEQYEPSVGMLGDAYNQQEARRYNQAARELKRKFPGTEVIIVPKCHEAIEEIDEDIVLGYPMGYSDQTAEEYTDIVDWRGRRVHLLGASPTKQYPVIEELTQPRVTGEKPADIVGVDWNGVHLAALHGEYFSPHGYGSADHLSIRETVQVSLRHIRSYWKSRGVWPATETDRNPLTAEPMDPVWAADGTRATVDGLEDAIVVEYENGQTLAYRNQHERDRIEYRAGLTPTEGHT, from the coding sequence ATGTCTTCAGAAGCGCGACACTCCTGGTCAGCGACGGCTATCGGCGATGCACAGCAGGCTGAGTATATCGGGTTCCTCCATCGCGAGCCGTTCGTAATTGATGCTTACTCGCTTGGATTCACCGTCGGCGTTCGCGAGGATTACTCGTATCAATCCAAACTGCGGAACGTCGACGTCCCGATTGAGATTCTAGACAACGACTTCCGGAACCCAGACTTGGACCGGTATATCGGGCGCTTCGAGCAGTACGAGCCATCGGTCGGGATGCTCGGCGACGCATACAACCAGCAGGAAGCGCGACGGTACAACCAAGCCGCACGGGAACTGAAACGGAAGTTTCCGGGGACGGAGGTGATTATCGTCCCGAAGTGCCACGAGGCAATCGAGGAAATCGACGAGGACATTGTACTCGGCTACCCGATGGGCTACTCCGACCAGACTGCAGAGGAATACACGGACATCGTGGACTGGCGAGGACGGCGCGTGCATTTGCTGGGGGCAAGTCCGACGAAGCAGTATCCGGTAATCGAGGAGTTGACCCAACCACGGGTCACTGGGGAGAAACCAGCCGATATCGTCGGCGTGGACTGGAACGGAGTCCATCTGGCGGCGCTGCACGGCGAGTACTTTTCACCACACGGGTACGGGAGTGCGGACCACCTATCCATCCGGGAGACGGTTCAAGTGAGCTTGCGACACATCAGATCATACTGGAAATCGCGGGGGGTATGGCCGGCTACAGAGACAGATCGGAATCCGTTAACAGCGGAACCGATGGACCCAGTCTGGGCCGCTGATGGCACGAGAGCGACCGTAGACGGTCTCGAAGATGCGATCGTCGTTGAGTACGAGAACGGACAGACACTCGCGTATCGGAACCAACACGAGCGAGACAGAATCGAATACCGGGCAGGACTCACTCCCACCGAGGGGCACACGTAG
- a CDS encoding helix-turn-helix transcriptional regulator translates to MDDLTGFQRDLLFVVAGQSEPAGVAIKDEIEEYYRKEIHYGRLYPNLDTLIDKGLLEKGKKDGRTNSYLVTNRGRRELQARLDWERQYNA, encoded by the coding sequence ATGGACGATCTGACAGGGTTTCAACGAGACTTATTGTTCGTGGTCGCTGGGCAATCCGAACCGGCCGGTGTTGCGATCAAAGACGAAATTGAAGAGTATTACCGGAAGGAGATCCACTACGGCCGACTGTATCCGAATCTAGATACGCTCATCGACAAAGGTCTCCTCGAGAAAGGGAAGAAAGACGGACGGACGAATTCTTACCTAGTCACCAATCGTGGGCGTCGAGAGCTTCAAGCCCGACTCGACTGGGAACGCCAGTACAACGCCTGA
- a CDS encoding N-6 DNA methylase gives MASPQIDVDEIIETLAQIRQRGHSAHTVFRDWVNLMLFALQRRDDPYLEIVDDYRERGDMDHPDGQRSVDLFSKAFGQLQERMAATDADVLGAVYEEYGVSSDAFGQHFTPHRVCETMVEIAGVVDENDTDDRQTVCDPTCGSGRMLLTAGRKQPDALFVGQDKDPLCARMTALNCCFLNLDAYIVQGDSLTVEFQRAWETSYSPMGGSVRELDDEAVEDLHGWMTDAFENTVEGGSQSGSEQQTEMDSGDRTPPVTTSVPSEQASLGAFESSD, from the coding sequence ATGGCTTCGCCACAGATCGACGTTGACGAAATCATTGAAACGCTTGCACAGATTCGCCAACGCGGGCACAGCGCCCACACGGTCTTCCGAGACTGGGTCAACCTCATGTTGTTCGCACTCCAACGCCGGGACGATCCGTACCTGGAGATCGTCGACGATTATCGAGAGCGCGGTGACATGGACCACCCTGACGGGCAGCGGTCGGTCGACCTCTTCTCGAAAGCGTTCGGCCAGCTGCAAGAGCGGATGGCAGCCACGGATGCTGATGTTCTGGGCGCAGTCTACGAGGAATACGGGGTGTCTAGCGATGCGTTCGGGCAGCACTTCACACCACACAGGGTTTGCGAGACGATGGTAGAGATTGCTGGTGTCGTCGACGAGAACGATACCGACGACCGACAGACGGTTTGTGACCCGACCTGTGGGAGCGGTCGGATGCTCTTGACTGCCGGTCGGAAACAGCCAGACGCGCTGTTTGTCGGGCAAGACAAGGACCCACTGTGTGCCCGCATGACCGCGCTGAATTGCTGTTTCCTGAATCTAGACGCCTACATCGTGCAAGGTGACTCGCTGACTGTCGAGTTCCAGCGGGCGTGGGAGACCTCCTACTCTCCGATGGGTGGGAGCGTTCGTGAACTTGACGACGAGGCGGTCGAGGATCTTCACGGGTGGATGACCGACGCCTTCGAGAACACGGTCGAAGGAGGGAGCCAGTCCGGCTCAGAACAGCAGACAGAGATGGATTCGGGTGACCGGACGCCGCCGGTCACGACGTCTGTCCCGAGTGAACAGGCCAGTCTGGGTGCGTTCGAGAGCAGCGATTGA